In Deinococcus sedimenti, a single genomic region encodes these proteins:
- a CDS encoding NUDIX domain-containing protein, translating into MSHLSRTLPLKRAAHVYLVRDGHLLLVEERMDDGSIFYGLPGGKALPGETLGDAAVRQVLVETGLTVTDLMFVSLLEGELLTGTRNECYAIFGRFTATFHGEIDPTDPEVVGVKWVPFAQVESLVRYGPPPEVEERNPLIWVPTRDFVQGQPRAYYPI; encoded by the coding sequence ATGAGCCACCTGTCGCGCACCCTGCCCCTGAAACGTGCCGCGCACGTGTACCTCGTCCGGGACGGGCACCTGCTGCTCGTCGAGGAACGCATGGACGACGGCAGCATCTTCTACGGCCTGCCCGGCGGCAAGGCCCTGCCCGGCGAGACCCTCGGGGACGCCGCCGTCCGTCAGGTGCTCGTCGAGACTGGCCTGACCGTCACGGACCTGATGTTCGTCAGCCTGCTCGAAGGCGAACTGCTGACCGGCACCCGCAACGAGTGCTACGCCATCTTCGGCCGCTTCACCGCCACCTTCCACGGCGAGATCGACCCCACCGACCCCGAGGTCGTCGGCGTGAAGTGGGTGCCGTTCGCGCAGGTGGAATCCCTGGTCCGCTACGGCCCACCTCCTGAGGTCGAGGAACGCAACCCGCTGATCTGGGTGCCCACCCGCGACTTCGTGCAGGGCCAGCCCCGCGCGTACTACCCCATCTGA